The following coding sequences lie in one Apium graveolens cultivar Ventura chromosome 3, ASM990537v1, whole genome shotgun sequence genomic window:
- the LOC141714963 gene encoding secreted RxLR effector protein 161-like, translating into MSPKTSEERERMSRIPYASAIGSIMYVMLCTRPNVSHSLSVTSRFQSDPGEEHWKAVENILKYLRRTKEIFLVYGGSELKIEGYTDSNFQSEIDDSKSMSGYVFTLNGEAVS; encoded by the coding sequence ATGTCTCCAAAGACATCTGAGGAGAGAGAGCGTATGAGTAGGATTCCTTATGCTTctgcaataggatctatcatgtacgtgatgttatGTACTCGGCCTAATGTTTCTCACTCACTTAGTGTGACAAGCAGATTTCAGTCCGATCCAGGTGAAGAACACTGGAAAGCGGTGGAAAACATCCTGAAGTACTTGAGAAGGACTAAGGAAATTTTTCTTGTTTATGGTGgttctgagttgaaaatagaggggtATACAGACTCTAATTTTCAGTCTGAAATAGATGATAgtaaatccatgtcagggtatgTGTTTACCCTAAATGGTGAGGCAGTTAGTTGA